The following is a genomic window from Arthrobacter sp. NicSoilB4.
CGAAAACACACAGTTTCCCACGTCATGTCCCGCGGAACACCGCCCATGGGGTCTGCAGCTGCCGCAAGAGAACCCGCACCGATCCAAGCAAGTGTAGGTGTAATGCTGGCGTGCGGGACTCGCACTCCTGTCAAGACGCATCCATCAGTCAATTTCTCACCCTTTTGCCTTCGGTGTCTCGGCTTTTGCAGGAGTTCCCATTCGGCCAATGCGTCCAGGGTCTTAGTGACAGTGGGCAATAGATCGGCCCCAGCAGTTCCTCCGACACCGGCCGAACCAATTCGGAGCAACACTCCACCGAGCGGCGCCCTGGAAGGCACTGCAGGGGCTCAGCAAACTCCAACAATCGCCCGGTAGCTGAGCCGTTTGCCTGACAGACTCCAGTGCAGCGAGGAGCGCCGGACCCAATGTTCCACGTGAAACAATTGGCGAAGTCCCCGGAATAGCAAAAGGCTCCGTAATGGAGCGAAAATAGGCACTGAAGCGACCCTGACCGATGTGCGCTCAGAAGTGACCTGCGACGGTTCTTGTCCCGGACCAGGAGGCTGCCGGAAGAACGCCCGAATGCCTTAAGGCAGACCATTTTTTTGCCGTGTTTCACGTGAAACACAACATCATCCACCCGCCAAATATCGCATTGTGGGACAACTTGGACGAATTTCTCAGCACGAGTTCTAAAATATGATACGCAACTCTCAGATATGTCCACGGTTGGCGTTCAACAGGACGCTAGGCGGACCGCTGTTGCCCAGTGCTTGCAACTGTCGGCTCACTGGGGGCGCTCCCTGTCTCTGGCATCCAACAATGAACGTCACTGAATCTGCAATGCACGGCTATTCCGCAGAACTTCTCGCGCAAGGCCCGGCAGTCCCGGCATCACCGGCCAAATCTGAGCTGTTCCACGGTTTCACGTGAAACACAACCACAAACTCTCAAGAAGCTAACTCACAGGGGATAGCGCCGAGATCGAAGGGGTCTCCGTCGCCGGTTCCCAGGGGCGGAAAACGCCCACCCAGCCGCGTCGGAGCCGCTCGAGCGATGTGTGTGGCAACATCCTGGCAGCCGGCCGCCCGACGCCGCTACCTGATGGGTGGTGCGGACACACCAGAACGTCACTGCGGGGGCTCCCCGCCTTCTCGTGGGCGCTGGCCCCTGATACTTCCGCCGAAGATGAGGCATTGAACGCTACAGCGAACAGCGGCTCCCGGCAGGCATGAAGGGCGTCGGCGTGGCCAAATCCTTGGGCGAATAAGGTGCGACTACTACGGCCGGAGATTCCCCAGCTCGACTTGATCAATCGAGCTCTGCCAAGAGAAGCAAAGCTGAGCGTCAATTGAACGTGCAATTCTCGTGTGCGTCCGCAGGAAATGATGGGCGACCCCAGTGTCGGCCAACTGCAACCACACGTTTGGCAAACCGCAGGGCCACCATCCGCCGCTTCTTGTCGCTTAGTTCCGAGGATGTCGCGGCTGGCCTGGGGTGTCCCGGCAGCGCGTTTCTGCACACATTGGGCGTCTCGGTGGGGATAAGGTGCAGAGGTCTGCCCAAGCGCTGATTCGCGGTCGCATGGGACTCGTCCACATGGCGCCGACCTCCCTCCCCAAAGGCAAGAATCTCGTGAGCTCGGAGCGCCTCACATCACGAGAATTGTCCCACCCCTAAATGGCAATTGCGGCTGTCCAGGGCAGACATCCAGCAGCGCTTAAACCTCCACAAACAGCCGGAGAGATGCTGCTCAGTGCTTGGTGTACTCGACGGCCGCAGCCGGCCCTCCCGGGTCTTGTGGGTGTAGAGAGCGAACATGCCCGCCGAGCGGATAGACGCAAGGGCGGTCGGACGGTGTCACTGCGAAACGCCGAGCGTCGGCGCCAGACCCGGGTCCGCTGATCAGGAGCCATTCTGACTGCCCACAACGGGGTTACCACCTCGCACTCGCTCACCACCTCCCTAGCTCCCGCGGGAGTTTCCACAGGGTTCTCCACAGATCTTATTCACATAGTTATCCACAGGACATGAGGCATTTCTCACAGCTCCAACGGTAACTCGGCCGCCGCGTCTCTAGGCCGGTCGGCACACTCGACCTCATCCGCGAACATACTTCGTCGCCCACGAGGGCGCGGAGCATCTCAACTTGCTCCACATTGCTTTGCGCCCGGCTTTGGAAAACCCCGAAATTCAGCGGAAAATTAACCAGCTGCGGGGGATTTAGAAAGCAGGGACGGGTGTGAATCAGTTCACTGTCCGTGCACCGGAATTGTTTCACGTGAAACAGCTTGGACCCGAGCGCAAGGAGGGGAGCCGCCGCCGTTGTCGGTGCAGCGACATCGTCTGAGGTCAGCTCTGTGCAAGGCGGCGACCCACAGGGTAATCCACAAAGTTATCCACAGCGATATCCACCGCTCTTTCCACCGACTCTCCTGGCCTTCCAGTGGCGAACGATAAGGTCGCCAGCGGGTAAGCCGGGTCCAAGCAGAGCAGTAGGGCCGGTCTGACTACGAACCAGCGTCAGCTGCAGAGGGGGGCACGCCCAGGGTTCAGGAGTCGGTCTCCAGCATCAGGAGCACGGAAAATTCATGACCCCATCGCTCGGAACGATCGGGGGCTCCACCGCCTCTCGAGTCCAGCTGGTCGGGGCGGCAGGGGGAAGGTGCCACCTGAACAGTCCCAGCGTCTGCGTAGGGGGGATCGGACAGCCGCACCCACCCCCCCGTGGCTGCCACTGGACAGACTCGAAGACCTGCCCTGCACGCAGCCATCACTCTTGCAGTCGGAGTCGCAATTGCCGGTTCCGGTTCCGGTAGACAAAAGGGGGCGGCGCACGGTCATTGCAGGGAGGAACGTTCCCGGCGTCACGGACTGGCTGGAGGCGCGTTCAGTCTCACTCAAATTCCATCCTTGCCCGGCCGGCCTCACTTCGTGGGTCGATCACGACGGCGTCCTTCGGCGCACGCGTGACCGTGTCCTGAGGTGTCCGGCATGCGGGGGAGGACGCCAATCCATATCCCGATGTTCCGTCAATCCCAGGTCCACAGAACACGCACCACCCGTGCCTGTGGATGGACGCGGCAGGCGACCGTACGGACGTGAATGCTGGTCCTCACAGCAGCGGCGCACCGCCCACGCACATCTGATCCAACGGCGCCCGATGCCCCTCTTGATCGTGGTGGATTTGGAACTCATCTTGCTGACGCGGCCCCAGGCATCCTCAACCGTTGGAACACGGGTGCTCGGCAGAAGGAGCCGAAGTGCGTAAGGTCCGGCCTCCTCTGGCTCATCACCGGAGGCCCACGAAATCCCTGCACCAACGCAGTTGGATGCTCTGCCATGGGGGAGTCCGCTCAGTCCCGCCGACTGCTGACAGTACCCCCACGCCACGAAGCTTAGACCGCACAGCAGAGCCGGCCTGACCGTTCGGTTCGGCACCACAGACCGATGGGAGCTTCCTGGCTTGCGGATGGTGGACAGCCTAGCCTGCAGGTGGATCACTGAGGCCCAGTCGGACATGAACGGTGCCTTGGAGCCCACCTCACTCGCCGTCAGCCTGGCCGGCAGAGCTCGGCCGCTGCATAGAGCCGAGCTGGGCGCAGAGCGGCCTGCTGCGCTGTCCTGGGCACCATGCCGACGCCGCGGGCTGCCCCAGACGCAGAAGCGAGGAACCCGAGGGACCGGCGGCCCTTCTCCTACCAAGTGTTTTATGTTTCACGTGAAACTGGACTGCCCCTTCCCTGCCTCGGCTCTACAGCCCCTGAGCCCCTTGGATAAATCCCGAAGGCTTCGGTAAAACTATGTCGAAAGCCTTCCGAACAAGTCCACTGCAGAGCGTGCGCACGTAGCGGCTGTCGTACCGAGCTGGAAGGGCTGGTCTCGGTGGCTTTAGGGCGGGGAGAGAGACTCCTAGATGGTTTTCCATGCGTCAGCAGAAACGTCCATGCGTGTATCCATCAGGAATTCGACCTACCGAACCCAACGTTGTGGGAGATGGGTCAGATCTTTCGGCTGCGCATTACTTGGCGGTGGACGTTTCACGTGAAACGTCCGCCGCCAGGTATTGCAGGGCTCAACTACCGTTGCCTATCCAAGAAGTACGCACCAAAGCCTGCACACGAGCAGGAGGCGCAGTCCCGTCGGCCCACAACCACGATCATTGATAGGGACTTCCCTGAACCGCGTCGTACGCGAGGCCGTAACACCACATGCACTGCCTTTGGCGACACGGCGCCGGCCGAATACCCGCAGACCGGGACTTCAAGGGTTGATCACTTCAAGTGTTCAGGTGTTCACGGCGTTGCGAGGCTGGCTCTGCAAAAGCGGGCGCCTACGACTCCGTATCCGGTCCGTACTCGCGCTTTCCGACGCTGAATGTCGTTCGGGCCAGGCGCGAATACGGGTCCGGCGGCTTGTCATGAGACCCACACACCCCGTCCCACCTCGGGAACGGGTCAAGGCACGGAGAGATTCCGCTGTCGGTTCATCCCGGGCCCTATATCGAGTTGCTGATGTGGAGTCACGGAGTGCACCCTGCCGGCGGTAAACCCGCACCGATTGGCCAACACCGGGGCCTGGCCCCAACGAAAAAGGGACCCGTTTCACGTGAAACGGGTCCCTCCACGTTCGAGCGCGTCTAGCTAGTTGGAGGCCCCTGGCGTCAGCACATCCATAATCCGGTTGAGGTCTTCCACGCTGGCGAACTCGATGCTGACGCGTCCTTTGCGTGCACCAAGGGAAATCTTGACGTTGGTATCGAGCCTGTCAGAGAGGGACGATGCCAGGTAATCCAGGCGTTCGTGCCGTGCACCGGGCCGCGGGATGTTGTTCTTCTGCGATGCGGCCGGGTTCTGGTAAAGCGTTACCGCTTCTTCCGTCGCCCGCACTGACATGCCCTCTGCCACAATCTTCTGGGCCAGGCGTTCCATGGCGGCCGCGTCGGGGAGTGCCAGCAGCGCACGAGCGTGTCCGGCGGAGATCACACTGGCAGCTACCCGGCGCTGGACCAGCGGCGGAAGCTTGAGCAGCCGGAGAGTGTTGGAGACCTGGGGGCGCGAACGTCCGATACGGTCGGCCAGTTGTTCGTGGGTGGTGCCGAAATCCTCAAGCAGCTGCTGGTAGGCGGCGGCCTCCTCGAGTGGATTCAGCTGGCTCCGGTGCAGGTTCTCCAGCAGGGCGTCGCGGAGAAGGTCATCATCGGTGGTGTCACGGACGATTGCGGGGATGGTTTCGAGTCCTGCGGCCTGTACTGCCCGCCACCGACGTTCGCCCATAACGAGCTCGTAGGGTTCGCCACCCTTTTCGGTTGAAGTACGGACCACAATTGGCTGGAGGACGCCGATTTCCCGAACTGAGTGAACCAGCTCCGCCATGTCGTCTTCATCGAAGACAGAGCGGGGCTGCTTGCGGTTGGGGTGGATGTCCGTGACCAGGATTTCCGCGAAACGGACACCCGGTACCTCGACGAGTTCAACACCCTGGTCCTCCGCGTCGGGAACGGCCATGGGTTCTGCTTCGGCCGCCGTGCCTGAGTCAGGCTTCGGCGCGGCAGCCTTGGCGGGCGCAGCCTTGGCGGGCGCAGCCTTCCGTGCCGGTGCCTTCTTGACCCCGGGGGAGCTCTTCGAATCCGGAACGTCCGCAGCCGCGTCCGTCGTCGGGGACTGCTCCAGCGACTCTGCTGCTACGGCCTCCTCCGATGCGGCGACGGACTCTTCCATTTCAGGCACGGCAGCAGGTGTCCGCTTCCGGGCTTCAGGAAAGAACAGATCCACGGGACGGGACGGCGCTGAACCGTTTCCGGAAGCCGCGGCGGAACTTGGAATGAGTGCCCCAAGTCCACGGCCGAGGCCGCGTCGCTTATCGCTCATGGATAAATCCCTCCATTGGAAGAGCCGGGCATCACCGGACTCTAGCTAGTGCAATTCTTGAAAAGATTCTAA
Proteins encoded in this region:
- a CDS encoding ParB/RepB/Spo0J family partition protein — translated: MSDKRRGLGRGLGALIPSSAAASGNGSAPSRPVDLFFPEARKRTPAAVPEMEESVAASEEAVAAESLEQSPTTDAAADVPDSKSSPGVKKAPARKAAPAKAAPAKAAAPKPDSGTAAEAEPMAVPDAEDQGVELVEVPGVRFAEILVTDIHPNRKQPRSVFDEDDMAELVHSVREIGVLQPIVVRTSTEKGGEPYELVMGERRWRAVQAAGLETIPAIVRDTTDDDLLRDALLENLHRSQLNPLEEAAAYQQLLEDFGTTHEQLADRIGRSRPQVSNTLRLLKLPPLVQRRVAASVISAGHARALLALPDAAAMERLAQKIVAEGMSVRATEEAVTLYQNPAASQKNNIPRPGARHERLDYLASSLSDRLDTNVKISLGARKGRVSIEFASVEDLNRIMDVLTPGASN